In Pseudomonas sp. MTM4, one genomic interval encodes:
- a CDS encoding glycoside hydrolase family 5 protein: MFLKAVSGAPRAVLGAFMLTAMFGLTTVQDANAAATSSAASATRAIATAQVNDFTSPEWNKGTWRKSAGFSIPATTANKAAFKKGAQVKLANGEIRSVKVVYFSGAHMSVMLSGATLNAAATGYPKTVSALGSDTGAPAIAAPQPAPSASTSSHSSAINNYTNSDWQNGVWRKSAGYSIPLTTTNRSAFKPGASVKLANGETRAITAVYISGNNMSVMLSGGKLSSSLGHPNKLFTATSKPSTPAAPAPVAPSQPSKPVATPPSNSSSPSLTTALNSFNGGDFVNGVYTTSKFVGISVKATAQNKAAFHKGAKVRFADGQVRTINLIYYSGGNMTVMMDGGAINGKAVGYPRTVSVSSTGFSQASPSTGTNAPANDAPVANPINLVGINLAGAEFGADVALPGTYLKHYIYPGEADFKRYAERNLKLVRLPFRWERIQPRLNGELNSAELARMMATLDYAKKYNMQVVLDMHNYYRYYGKMIGSNEVPVSAFADAWRRIAQKVANHPAVYGYGLMNEPHTTNGKWPTAALAAAKSIRAIDSKRWVVIAGDRWSSAFHWPSYNTQLVNDAWMRDSKNNLVFEAHLYFDKDYSGYYTNRKEVYDPMIGVNRAKPFVEWLRKNKLRGFIGEHGAPDFSSSAIVATDNLLKYLNQNCIPSTYWAAGPWWGDYALSLDVKSGKPRPQLPVLQKHAANKSCGTIGPLL, translated from the coding sequence ATGTTCCTCAAAGCAGTCTCGGGCGCACCACGAGCAGTACTCGGCGCCTTCATGCTTACCGCGATGTTTGGCCTCACTACGGTCCAGGATGCCAACGCAGCAGCTACCTCGTCCGCTGCAAGCGCGACGAGGGCCATCGCCACCGCGCAAGTCAACGACTTCACCAGTCCTGAGTGGAACAAGGGGACCTGGCGTAAATCGGCGGGGTTTTCCATCCCGGCGACAACGGCTAACAAAGCCGCATTCAAAAAAGGCGCACAGGTAAAGCTGGCGAACGGCGAGATTCGTTCGGTGAAGGTCGTCTATTTTTCCGGTGCGCATATGAGCGTGATGCTGTCGGGCGCAACGCTCAACGCCGCAGCCACCGGTTACCCGAAAACGGTTTCGGCGCTGGGCTCGGATACAGGCGCGCCGGCAATCGCCGCACCGCAGCCGGCACCCTCGGCCAGTACGTCCAGCCATAGCAGCGCCATCAACAATTACACCAACAGCGATTGGCAGAATGGTGTGTGGCGCAAATCGGCGGGCTATTCGATCCCACTGACCACGACCAATCGTTCGGCATTCAAGCCTGGCGCCTCGGTGAAGCTCGCAAATGGCGAGACTCGCGCCATCACTGCGGTGTACATCTCCGGCAACAACATGAGTGTGATGCTTTCCGGCGGCAAACTCAGCAGTTCGCTCGGCCATCCCAACAAGCTGTTCACCGCGACCAGCAAGCCGAGCACGCCTGCGGCTCCAGCTCCGGTTGCACCTAGCCAGCCCTCCAAGCCTGTAGCCACCCCGCCGTCGAACAGTTCGTCCCCATCCCTGACGACTGCGCTGAATTCCTTTAACGGTGGCGACTTCGTTAACGGTGTCTACACCACCAGCAAGTTCGTAGGCATTTCAGTCAAGGCGACCGCACAGAACAAGGCAGCATTTCACAAGGGCGCAAAGGTCAGGTTTGCCGATGGCCAGGTACGCACTATCAACCTGATCTATTACTCAGGCGGCAATATGACGGTGATGATGGACGGCGGCGCCATCAACGGGAAGGCCGTGGGCTATCCGCGAACCGTGTCGGTTAGCAGCACCGGTTTCAGTCAGGCAAGCCCGAGCACCGGAACTAACGCTCCAGCCAACGACGCACCAGTGGCAAACCCCATCAACCTGGTCGGCATCAACCTGGCCGGTGCCGAGTTTGGTGCTGACGTCGCCTTGCCGGGGACATACCTAAAGCACTACATCTATCCGGGCGAAGCTGACTTCAAGCGCTACGCCGAACGCAACCTGAAGCTGGTACGTTTGCCATTTCGTTGGGAACGGATTCAACCGAGGCTCAACGGCGAGCTGAACAGCGCCGAGCTGGCGCGAATGATGGCGACGCTTGACTATGCAAAGAAGTACAACATGCAAGTCGTCCTCGACATGCATAACTACTATCGCTACTACGGCAAGATGATCGGTTCCAATGAAGTGCCCGTTAGCGCTTTTGCCGATGCCTGGCGCCGCATTGCACAAAAGGTTGCCAACCACCCGGCAGTTTATGGCTATGGACTGATGAACGAGCCACACACCACAAACGGCAAGTGGCCCACCGCTGCCTTGGCTGCGGCGAAGAGCATCCGTGCGATCGACTCCAAACGCTGGGTAGTCATTGCCGGCGACCGCTGGTCCAGCGCATTCCACTGGCCGTCCTATAACACCCAGCTGGTCAACGACGCTTGGATGCGTGATTCGAAAAACAATCTGGTATTCGAAGCCCACCTGTATTTCGACAAGGATTATTCGGGCTATTACACCAACAGGAAAGAGGTCTACGACCCAATGATCGGCGTCAATCGGGCCAAGCCTTTCGTCGAGTGGCTCAGGAAAAACAAGCTGCGTGGCTTCATCGGTGAACACGGCGCGCCGGACTTCTCGTCCTCAGCAATCGTAGCGACGGACAACCTGTTGAAGTATCTCAACCAGAACTGCATCCCAAGCACCTACTGGGCTGCCGGTCCATGGTGGGGCGACTACGCGCTGTCGCTGGACGTGAAGAGTGGAAAGCCACGTCCGCAGCTGCCAGTTCTGCAAAAGCACGCGGCGAACAAATCCTGCGGGACCATCGGCCCACTGCTCTAA
- the egtD gene encoding L-histidine N(alpha)-methyltransferase — MALAVHFHDQTQQPHEASLRDETLAAFAASPKHISPKFFYDRRGSELFEQICLQPEYYLTRTEERILADAANDIREIAGPQTDLIELGSGASRKVRLLLEGLRPVSYLGIDISEQFLLTSTQRLAADYPWLEVHAACADFSDELALPDDFTIHHPLVFFPGSSIGNFTPLQARKLLGHLHDILPPRGGVLIGVDLVKDRDVLEAAYNDRAHVTAAFNLNLLRRIREELNSDIDPSRFAHRAFFNENDSRIEMHLISREAQDVTVDGQRFHFDAGESLHTENSYKYTLESFANLANSAGFDCSGQWTDSAELFSVHYLQRRQ, encoded by the coding sequence ATGGCGTTAGCCGTGCATTTCCATGACCAGACCCAGCAACCTCACGAGGCCTCGCTGCGTGACGAAACGTTGGCCGCCTTCGCCGCCTCGCCGAAGCATATTTCGCCGAAGTTCTTCTACGACCGGCGCGGATCGGAGCTCTTCGAGCAGATATGCCTGCAGCCCGAGTACTACCTGACCCGTACCGAGGAACGAATTCTCGCCGATGCGGCGAACGATATCCGTGAGATCGCCGGACCGCAGACCGACCTGATCGAGCTGGGCAGCGGCGCCAGCCGCAAGGTGCGCCTGCTGCTCGAAGGGTTGCGGCCGGTCAGTTATCTGGGCATCGACATCTCGGAGCAGTTCCTACTGACCAGCACTCAGCGCCTGGCCGCCGACTATCCTTGGCTGGAAGTACATGCCGCCTGTGCCGACTTCTCCGATGAGCTGGCGCTGCCGGACGACTTCACCATCCATCACCCGCTGGTGTTCTTTCCCGGCTCCAGCATCGGTAATTTCACGCCGTTGCAAGCGCGCAAACTGCTTGGGCATCTGCACGATATCCTTCCGCCCAGGGGCGGTGTGCTGATTGGCGTTGACCTGGTCAAGGACCGCGACGTGCTCGAAGCGGCGTACAACGACCGTGCCCATGTCACGGCGGCGTTCAACCTCAACCTGTTGCGACGTATCCGAGAAGAACTGAACAGCGATATCGACCCGTCACGTTTCGCTCACCGCGCCTTCTTCAATGAAAATGACTCGCGAATCGAAATGCATCTGATCAGCCGTGAGGCGCAGGACGTGACCGTCGACGGCCAGCGGTTTCACTTCGATGCCGGCGAAAGCCTGCACACCGAGAATTCCTACAAGTACACGCTGGAGTCCTTCGCCAATCTCGCCAACAGTGCCGGCTTCGATTGCAGCGGCCAGTGGACCGACTCCGCTGAGCTATTCAGCGTCCACTATCTGCAGCGTCGACAATGA
- the egtB gene encoding ergothioneine biosynthesis protein EgtB codes for MGNLAERRNQQLALAEPDHLLQRFRQVRATSEAICAPLQIEDYVIQSMPDVSPPKWHLAHVSWFFEAFVLKPYLAGYTPLDQAYDHLFNSYYETHGTPFPRAQRGLISRPGVDDVYRFRHYVNQAMGELLANPPQQHDAEILRRVELGLEHEQQHQELLLMDIKHILAQNPLHPVYRNDLKPAPTLHNDRLRWHDYGGGVRHIGHDGNGFAFDCETPRHRQFIEDFQLADRLVSNREYLSFIADGGYARSELWLSDGWAHIQQHGWNAPLYWHRDDGAWYEMTLGGLRPLDLEAPVCHVGFYEADAYARWAGARLPSEAEWEIAAGEQPLRGNFLENDHLQPVAASAPHDGPAQLFGHVWEWTASAYLPYPGFRPLEGSLGEYNGKFMSGQMVLRGGCCATPQSHIRATYRNFFQPAMRWQFAGLRLAREL; via the coding sequence ATGGGCAACCTGGCAGAACGGCGAAACCAGCAACTGGCGCTCGCCGAACCAGATCACCTGCTGCAACGCTTCCGGCAGGTACGCGCCACCAGCGAAGCGATCTGCGCACCCTTGCAGATCGAGGATTACGTCATCCAGAGCATGCCCGACGTCAGCCCGCCGAAATGGCACTTGGCGCACGTCAGCTGGTTCTTCGAGGCGTTCGTGCTCAAGCCGTATCTGGCTGGCTACACACCGCTCGATCAGGCTTATGACCACCTGTTCAATTCCTATTACGAAACCCACGGCACGCCTTTCCCACGGGCCCAGCGCGGGCTGATTTCACGGCCCGGCGTGGACGATGTCTATCGTTTCCGCCATTACGTCAATCAGGCGATGGGCGAGCTTCTGGCCAATCCACCCCAGCAGCATGACGCTGAAATCCTGCGCCGGGTCGAGCTGGGTCTCGAGCATGAACAGCAGCATCAGGAGCTGCTGCTGATGGACATCAAGCACATCCTGGCGCAAAACCCTTTGCACCCTGTTTACCGGAACGATCTGAAACCGGCACCGACACTGCATAACGACCGCCTGCGCTGGCACGACTATGGCGGCGGGGTGCGCCACATCGGCCACGACGGCAACGGTTTCGCCTTCGATTGTGAGACACCGCGACATCGGCAGTTCATCGAAGATTTCCAGCTGGCCGATCGATTGGTGAGCAATCGCGAATACCTGTCGTTCATCGCCGACGGCGGTTACGCGCGCAGTGAACTCTGGCTGTCCGATGGCTGGGCACATATCCAACAGCACGGCTGGAACGCCCCGCTGTATTGGCACCGCGACGACGGCGCCTGGTACGAAATGACTCTTGGCGGGCTGCGGCCGCTGGATCTGGAGGCGCCGGTCTGCCACGTCGGTTTCTACGAGGCGGATGCCTACGCACGCTGGGCCGGCGCCCGGCTGCCCAGCGAAGCCGAGTGGGAGATCGCCGCTGGGGAACAGCCACTGCGCGGCAACTTCCTGGAGAACGATCATCTGCAGCCAGTCGCGGCGAGCGCCCCCCATGACGGGCCCGCGCAGTTGTTCGGACATGTCTGGGAATGGACGGCCAGCGCTTACCTCCCCTACCCCGGCTTCCGCCCGCTGGAAGGCAGCCTGGGCGAGTACAACGGCAAATTCATGTCCGGCCAGATGGTGCTGCGCGGCGGTTGCTGCGCCACGCCGCAAAGCCATATCCGCGCCACCTACCGCAACTTTTTCCAGCCGGCCATGCGCTGGCAATTCGCCGGGCTGCGCCTGGCCAGGGAGCTATGA
- a CDS encoding SDR family oxidoreductase codes for MSDPVLLITGASSGIGAATARLAAEAGYRVALAARSEHKLAELVSELGGSERALAIRCDVKEYAEQQAMVRQVLEHFGQLDAVYANAGIPGSEGGFSGADPEVWREMLLTNVYGVGLTLRCSIEALKASRGHLLLTGSAAGRFVIPGSMYSASKWAVTGMGLSVREELRGTGVRVTLIEPGMVDTPLFDEPPAYAMQPDDIGRAVVYALSQPAHVDVNEILIRPTPPVEER; via the coding sequence ATGAGCGATCCGGTTCTGCTGATCACCGGTGCTTCATCCGGAATCGGCGCGGCCACTGCACGGCTCGCCGCTGAAGCCGGTTACCGCGTTGCGCTGGCGGCGCGTTCCGAGCACAAGCTCGCGGAACTGGTAAGCGAACTCGGCGGCTCGGAGCGCGCATTGGCGATCCGCTGTGATGTGAAGGAATACGCCGAGCAGCAGGCCATGGTGCGGCAGGTGCTGGAGCATTTCGGCCAGCTCGATGCGGTCTACGCCAACGCCGGAATACCCGGCAGCGAAGGCGGCTTCAGCGGCGCCGACCCTGAAGTCTGGCGCGAGATGCTGCTGACCAATGTCTACGGCGTCGGGCTGACCCTGCGCTGCAGCATCGAGGCGCTCAAGGCCAGTCGCGGCCACTTGCTGTTGACGGGCTCGGCCGCAGGACGCTTCGTCATACCCGGCTCGATGTACAGCGCCAGCAAATGGGCCGTGACCGGCATGGGCCTCAGCGTGCGCGAGGAATTGCGCGGCACTGGCGTGCGGGTCACGTTGATCGAGCCGGGCATGGTCGACACGCCGCTGTTCGACGAACCTCCGGCGTACGCGATGCAACCGGACGACATTGGCCGAGCAGTGGTCTACGCGCTGTCGCAGCCGGCACACGTGGACGTCAACGAGATCCTTATCCGCCCTACTCCGCCGGTCGAAGAACGCTAA
- a CDS encoding S8/S53 family peptidase — MKAAHLCVSIGLALGLLNPSLAMAESTPLRLKDMQRCGDLFSDDQLTFCLRATGLDDGDVRLMLRGKPVQATRSDDGKLRLSLRKSEHESGPLWLEQGERRSNPVWLTMNGSHVLAAGPDEVTKNMDGLNTYVDLISLIIEENLDGLEKSQQLAKKYGAEVVGAIAPLNIYQLRLPVKNLTERDAMVLRLGNEVGVDAVVIEESGAEEPLEQDKEPKPRHSEWVANRFLDAVDYYQHRVPSKQAPVEAHPVRIGIVERNVDFDAPEFAPYLGDCDPREPRTCVYARDAEAPDEHGTTVTGILAARSVEPSDSGFLSALEPASAGFEVIVERNSDAGITANVAASVNLVEDGVRVLNWSWGIHRIGTRDVEGEEVDSLIRSGIAMSGYEELLEEFFLWLRREHPDVLVVNSAGNGSARSSLDDYRLPSSFITEQLLVVGGHQRNDKRDVPVEHPEYVTKRPSSNVDMRVDITASACTRAATLEPDKRGEVHCGTSYATPMVTGIIATMLSINPQLAPEQVRELLRRSALTIGRDSDFEPVEADDLTAPILPSERNYQMNNQDIGRSARLDMRKALELTVDSLDQVR, encoded by the coding sequence ATGAAGGCAGCTCATCTCTGCGTATCGATCGGGCTTGCGCTGGGCCTGCTGAACCCAAGCCTGGCGATGGCTGAATCGACTCCGCTGCGGCTCAAGGATATGCAGCGTTGCGGCGATCTCTTCTCGGACGATCAGTTGACCTTCTGTCTGCGTGCGACCGGGCTCGATGACGGCGACGTCAGGCTGATGCTGCGCGGCAAACCGGTCCAAGCCACCCGCTCAGATGACGGCAAGCTGCGGCTGTCATTGCGCAAGTCCGAGCACGAGAGCGGGCCGCTTTGGCTGGAGCAAGGCGAACGCCGCAGCAACCCGGTGTGGCTGACGATGAACGGGAGCCACGTGCTGGCAGCCGGCCCTGACGAAGTGACCAAGAACATGGACGGGCTGAACACCTATGTCGATTTGATCAGCCTGATCATCGAGGAAAACCTCGACGGCCTGGAGAAGTCGCAGCAACTGGCCAAGAAATACGGAGCCGAAGTGGTCGGCGCCATCGCACCGCTCAACATCTATCAGTTGCGCCTGCCGGTAAAGAACCTGACCGAGCGAGACGCCATGGTGCTGCGCCTGGGAAACGAGGTAGGCGTAGACGCGGTGGTGATCGAAGAATCTGGCGCCGAGGAGCCGCTGGAACAGGACAAGGAGCCCAAGCCGCGCCACAGTGAGTGGGTCGCCAATCGATTCCTGGACGCCGTCGACTATTACCAGCACCGCGTGCCGTCCAAACAAGCCCCTGTCGAGGCGCACCCCGTGCGAATCGGCATCGTCGAGCGCAACGTCGACTTCGACGCCCCCGAGTTCGCTCCTTATTTAGGCGATTGCGATCCACGAGAGCCGCGCACATGCGTGTATGCCAGGGATGCCGAGGCGCCGGACGAACACGGCACCACCGTTACTGGAATACTTGCGGCGCGTAGTGTTGAGCCAAGCGACAGCGGTTTTCTAAGTGCCCTGGAGCCAGCCAGCGCCGGCTTCGAGGTGATCGTCGAGCGCAATTCCGATGCCGGCATCACCGCCAATGTGGCCGCATCGGTCAACCTGGTCGAGGATGGCGTACGCGTATTGAACTGGAGCTGGGGCATCCACCGCATCGGCACGCGGGATGTGGAGGGCGAGGAAGTCGACTCGCTGATTCGTTCAGGCATCGCCATGAGCGGCTATGAGGAGTTGCTCGAAGAGTTCTTCCTCTGGTTGCGCCGTGAGCATCCCGACGTACTGGTGGTGAATTCCGCCGGCAACGGTTCGGCGCGCTCCAGTCTGGATGACTACCGCCTGCCGTCCTCATTCATCACCGAGCAATTGTTGGTCGTCGGCGGCCACCAGCGCAACGACAAGCGCGACGTACCGGTGGAGCATCCGGAATACGTCACCAAGCGGCCTTCATCGAACGTCGACATGCGCGTCGACATCACCGCCTCGGCCTGCACGCGCGCCGCAACGCTGGAACCCGACAAGCGCGGCGAGGTGCATTGCGGCACGTCATACGCCACCCCGATGGTGACGGGCATTATCGCGACGATGCTCTCGATCAACCCGCAGCTGGCGCCGGAGCAGGTGCGGGAACTGTTACGTCGCAGCGCACTGACCATCGGCCGAGACAGCGATTTCGAGCCGGTCGAAGCCGACGACCTGACCGCGCCGATTCTGCCTTCCGAGCGCAACTATCAGATGAACAATCAGGACATCGGTCGCTCGGCCCGCCTGGACATGCGCAAGGCGTTGGAGCTCACCGTCGACAGCCTGGATCAGGTGCGCTGA